In Mucilaginibacter celer, one DNA window encodes the following:
- a CDS encoding DoxX family membrane protein, producing the protein MRILLGLSLIAKGWVIMMKFPYIRDVIMASGSGHPDPVNVNLILNSAIYSYLISGSLIFLGLMTRAAALIGLLVITASILFADFLSPFMNTDIWVNGLVMALQVQFMVIGSGPVSLDKLIGGFKFGRHRRRLNA; encoded by the coding sequence ATCCGCATACTCCTTGGGCTATCATTGATCGCCAAAGGATGGGTGATTATGATGAAGTTTCCTTATATCAGGGATGTCATTATGGCGTCAGGTTCAGGCCATCCTGATCCCGTCAACGTTAACCTGATCCTCAATAGTGCCATATATTCCTACCTTATCAGCGGCTCACTTATATTCCTGGGATTAATGACACGGGCAGCAGCTTTAATAGGGCTGCTGGTTATTACAGCATCCATATTATTTGCAGATTTTCTTTCCCCTTTCATGAATACCGATATTTGGGTGAACGGGCTCGTGATGGCCCTGCAGGTCCAGTTTATGGTCATTGGTTCAGGTCCCGTATCACTGGACAAACTTATTGGCGGGTTTAAGTTCGGAAGACATCGGCGCAGGCTCAACGCTTAA
- a CDS encoding amino acid ABC transporter ATP-binding/permease protein — MLKQIPDMYKRADLGKVSGVLLAVVNLTAGLMLTGISGWFITTTALTGSGVLSLLTYNLFLPGALIRMLAVGRPLIGYAERLFTHRITLRLAGEARVNIFKYLLNIKKKELVKFRSTDLAARITGDVAEMDNFYLSAVLPWLSTLIVFTITALTISYYLPLLTWAMFLLLMTCGALIPYISLRIGKKHELLRAGHLKALQEELAEYLDGLKDLELFGCLGRYHESLLLHIRSIESFRIGFLKKIATRTLITGICIQAFFAIGILIISGPGRLVFSSAEKVLVILILLALYETLYAMPETAARFARTLLAGSRILLASSDGEPARKYGSLPQGNAIQLEQVNFAYGRHCIFDKLSLKIHENTVSVITGVNGAGKSTLLDLIAGLQEASQGMIYIGGTPARQIEPAKLNEQIAYMEQRPALFEGSIFENIALAKTCCTTPEVIHAAIKSGLFKAEKNAMAFLKKPVGTGGRHLSTGQSRMIALARIILKDAPIILLDEPTEGLSQTAEHNFLKLIRSWKGYKTILIVTHKTALLDIADHRISL; from the coding sequence ATGCTGAAGCAAATACCGGACATGTATAAGAGGGCGGACCTTGGGAAGGTATCCGGCGTATTACTGGCGGTCGTTAACCTGACTGCCGGCCTGATGCTAACCGGAATATCAGGCTGGTTTATTACGACCACGGCTTTGACCGGTTCAGGCGTACTCAGCTTATTGACTTATAACCTGTTTTTACCTGGTGCATTGATCCGGATGCTGGCGGTAGGCCGTCCGCTGATCGGCTACGCGGAACGCTTGTTTACCCATCGGATCACACTTCGTCTTGCCGGTGAGGCGAGGGTAAACATATTCAAATATCTGCTGAATATAAAGAAAAAGGAACTTGTCAAATTCCGGAGTACCGACCTGGCCGCGAGGATTACGGGTGACGTTGCCGAGATGGATAACTTTTACCTGAGCGCAGTCCTGCCATGGCTCAGCACCTTAATTGTTTTTACTATCACGGCGCTGACGATCAGTTATTATCTCCCGCTGTTAACGTGGGCAATGTTTTTGCTGCTCATGACCTGTGGGGCCCTGATCCCCTATATTTCATTAAGAATAGGGAAAAAACACGAATTACTACGGGCTGGCCATTTGAAGGCGCTACAGGAGGAGCTTGCGGAATATCTCGACGGTCTGAAAGACCTGGAACTATTTGGCTGCCTTGGTCGCTATCATGAAAGTTTACTGCTGCATATCCGCTCCATCGAATCATTCCGAATTGGCTTTTTAAAAAAGATTGCCACGCGTACCCTTATTACTGGGATATGTATTCAAGCTTTTTTTGCGATAGGAATTCTGATCATCAGTGGGCCCGGCCGGCTGGTATTTAGCAGCGCCGAAAAGGTACTGGTCATATTGATCCTGCTGGCGCTCTATGAAACGCTGTATGCCATGCCGGAAACGGCGGCCCGTTTTGCAAGGACCCTGCTCGCGGGCAGCCGTATATTACTGGCTTCATCAGACGGTGAACCGGCAAGAAAATACGGTTCATTACCTCAAGGAAATGCTATTCAACTGGAACAGGTCAACTTTGCTTATGGCCGGCATTGTATTTTTGACAAGTTAAGTTTAAAGATCCATGAAAATACGGTGAGCGTAATCACCGGGGTTAACGGCGCAGGCAAATCAACCTTACTGGATCTTATCGCAGGATTGCAGGAGGCTTCGCAGGGTATGATCTATATTGGCGGGACACCTGCGCGTCAAATTGAGCCCGCAAAACTTAATGAGCAGATCGCTTACATGGAGCAGCGGCCCGCGCTGTTCGAAGGCAGTATCTTTGAGAACATTGCGCTCGCAAAAACATGCTGCACAACCCCTGAGGTTATTCACGCGGCAATAAAATCAGGGCTCTTCAAAGCGGAAAAAAACGCCATGGCATTTTTAAAGAAACCGGTGGGTACAGGCGGCCGCCACCTTTCAACCGGACAATCCAGGATGATCGCTCTGGCCAGGATCATTTTGAAGGATGCGCCGATCATTTTATTGGATGAACCAACTGAAGGATTGAGCCAAACGGCCGAACATAACTTTCTGAAACTGATCAGGTCCTGGAAAGGTTACAAGACCATCCTGATCGTAACACATAAAACTGCGCTTCTTGACATCGCTGACCACCGGATAAGCCTCTGA
- a CDS encoding DoxX family protein codes for MNDLFKILLESTAGNSLNNLAMLVFRVLLAVELFRVHGLKKFKGNNGQPEEVPNPFHFPKAINQGIAAFADTVAPMMVILGLFTRLAILPTIGVTAVGYFWVHRNDPAERRDIPYMYTLCFLLLFIIGPGTYSLDNYLLSTLTK; via the coding sequence ATGAACGATCTATTCAAAATTCTATTAGAGAGCACCGCCGGAAATTCACTGAATAACCTGGCTATGCTGGTATTCCGTGTACTGCTTGCTGTTGAACTGTTTAGGGTTCACGGGCTGAAAAAATTCAAAGGCAATAATGGCCAGCCAGAGGAAGTTCCTAATCCCTTTCATTTCCCCAAGGCGATCAACCAGGGGATCGCTGCATTTGCCGATACTGTTGCTCCGATGATGGTCATTTTAGGTTTGTTTACAAGGTTGGCAATACTGCCAACGATAGGTGTCACAGCGGTAGGATATTTTTGGGTCCACCGGAATGATCCGGCAGAACGGAGAGATATCCCTTACATGTATACCCTTTGCTTTTTGTTATTATTTATTATCGGGCCGGGAACCTATTCTTTGGATAATTACCTGCTGAGTACACTGACTAAGTAA
- a CDS encoding YoaK family protein, with translation MEESKKIGQLTLVLAAVAGYCDTVTFVTADTIFSAHVTGNFVVFAYQVINAQDANAWIKLITFPTFILSVMAGGRAAADLNGGRNLLLIEGLVLLAAGISWWLLNIFFRQPPGIYPLVMCVVVAMGLQNAFNKLFAREIYGPTTMMTGNVTQASLDFGNLLKYRFKDLQSRQNIRKGLVLIGGFLIGCILGALLGKAFGFGTVALAGITVIICYRYTAA, from the coding sequence ATGGAAGAAAGCAAAAAAATAGGACAGCTTACGTTGGTATTAGCTGCCGTCGCAGGCTATTGTGATACTGTTACCTTCGTGACCGCTGACACGATCTTTTCTGCGCACGTAACCGGAAATTTTGTTGTTTTTGCTTACCAGGTCATCAATGCGCAGGATGCGAACGCCTGGATCAAGCTGATCACCTTTCCCACTTTTATCCTGTCCGTCATGGCCGGAGGCCGTGCGGCCGCGGACCTGAACGGCGGCCGGAATTTGCTATTAATAGAAGGCCTGGTACTGCTGGCAGCAGGCATCTCCTGGTGGCTGCTTAATATTTTCTTCAGGCAGCCCCCTGGAATTTACCCGCTGGTCATGTGTGTTGTTGTTGCCATGGGCTTACAGAATGCGTTTAACAAATTATTCGCCAGGGAGATCTATGGCCCGACCACAATGATGACCGGGAATGTAACCCAGGCCTCGCTGGATTTCGGTAACCTGCTGAAATACCGATTTAAGGATTTGCAAAGCCGGCAAAATATCAGGAAGGGATTGGTTTTGATAGGCGGCTTTCTAATAGGCTGTATCCTCGGAGCATTATTGGGAAAAGCATTTGGTTTCGGGACCGTGGCCCTGGCCGGTATAACGGTCATCATTTGCTATCGATACACAGCGGCATGA
- a CDS encoding alginate export family protein: MKRQFFISLLWLFCCNILLIGQGIAQTFKLMRYDENYGYLHGDTTKCFYRHLKFDPLTANQRVWLSFGGEARLEYDVFNNEDWGRIGTGHNNFQLQRYDLHADLHFGNRLRIFAQLRSALENGRRDGPRPIDEDKLSIQNLFTDYTITRNHTDSLVIRAGRQELNYGAGRLISVREGPNARIYFTGGKLLYRNPTVSLDAFAMEADEFNPGVFDNKPTHQLNLWGAYATFGTNVFVHLDTYYIGSRNDHAVFDDGQGKDIRHTFGLRAWKSDKYFVYDIETAWQTGSFKKESVRAWTASFDVGYIFSDLAAKPAIGIRNDYISGDSRKGDGRLQTFNPVYPKGGYFGFDPQVGPVNLIDVHPYGSLLISPKFTLQVDVVLNWRYSLRDGIYRPSGYLNFSGSASDKRYIGTSYLGKISYNVNPFLSMDIGIQYFDTGPFIETELPVAKNAFFTNSRISYKF, from the coding sequence TTGAAACGCCAGTTCTTCATATCGTTGTTGTGGTTGTTTTGCTGTAATATCCTGCTCATCGGGCAGGGTATTGCGCAAACTTTCAAGTTGATGCGCTATGACGAAAACTATGGCTATCTCCATGGCGATACCACAAAATGCTTTTACCGGCACCTCAAATTTGATCCGCTAACGGCAAACCAGCGGGTATGGTTAAGCTTCGGGGGAGAGGCCAGACTTGAATATGATGTCTTTAACAATGAAGACTGGGGAAGAATTGGCACCGGGCATAATAACTTCCAGCTTCAGCGTTATGACCTCCATGCCGATCTGCACTTTGGAAATCGGCTAAGGATATTTGCGCAGTTGCGCAGTGCGCTGGAAAACGGGCGCAGGGACGGTCCCCGCCCGATTGATGAAGATAAGTTAAGTATTCAAAACCTGTTTACCGATTATACGATAACCCGCAATCACACAGACTCTCTGGTCATCAGGGCTGGCAGGCAGGAATTGAATTACGGTGCCGGAAGGCTCATATCAGTACGGGAAGGGCCGAACGCTCGTATATATTTTACCGGGGGTAAACTCCTTTATCGTAACCCTACCGTATCGCTGGACGCGTTTGCCATGGAAGCAGATGAATTTAATCCGGGCGTATTTGATAATAAACCCACTCACCAGCTGAACCTTTGGGGCGCTTATGCCACTTTCGGTACCAATGTGTTTGTCCATCTCGACACGTATTACATCGGCAGCCGGAACGATCATGCTGTTTTTGATGACGGTCAGGGTAAAGATATCAGGCACACTTTTGGCCTGAGGGCCTGGAAAAGCGACAAATACTTTGTGTACGATATCGAAACCGCCTGGCAAACAGGTTCATTTAAAAAAGAGTCCGTTCGCGCATGGACCGCTTCTTTTGACGTGGGTTATATATTCAGCGACCTGGCCGCCAAACCGGCAATTGGCATCCGGAACGACTACATATCTGGCGATAGCAGAAAAGGCGACGGGCGGTTGCAAACATTTAATCCTGTTTACCCGAAAGGTGGTTATTTCGGGTTCGATCCCCAGGTCGGCCCTGTCAATCTCATTGATGTACACCCTTATGGTTCATTATTAATCAGTCCTAAGTTCACGTTGCAGGTCGACGTGGTACTCAACTGGCGCTATTCACTGCGCGATGGGATCTATCGCCCAAGCGGGTACTTAAATTTTTCAGGCTCCGCATCCGATAAGCGTTATATCGGAACCAGTTATCTCGGTAAGATAAGCTACAACGTCAATCCATTCCTGAGCATGGACATCGGCATCCAGTATTTTGATACCGGGCCTTTTATCGAAACGGAACTGCCTGTAGCTAAAAACGCTTTTTTTACCAATTCAAGAATATCCTATAAATTTTAA
- a CDS encoding M17 family peptidase N-terminal domain-containing protein: protein MKKGLTARFKSGLRFFSLLVCSLLISYGNKVSAQQKATNNLPAIGTSAILGEIEGIKIEAKVQSPSAELTPLQIVCVFEYVEGDIYTSPPALPANLNGMVHVDQQMKGLITELRKTGKFKGHALETLLISPPKGTIPAEKLLIIGLGDRNHFTPDLMTDVGRVGMGEALRLGVRSYAHASDLKDGGLDSPTGLIVENVLKGAIDAYRTAQFLKAGNYSTFPPLEKMTILAGPAFYDASASAISEVLQTSKK, encoded by the coding sequence ATGAAAAAGGGTTTGACAGCACGATTTAAATCAGGGCTACGCTTTTTTAGCCTCTTGGTATGTTCCTTACTGATTAGTTACGGGAACAAAGTAAGCGCCCAGCAAAAAGCAACTAACAATCTGCCGGCAATCGGCACCTCAGCTATACTTGGGGAGATAGAAGGCATAAAGATAGAAGCGAAAGTTCAGAGCCCATCGGCGGAACTTACCCCTTTACAGATTGTTTGCGTTTTTGAATATGTAGAAGGGGATATCTACACCTCTCCACCGGCCTTACCGGCGAACTTGAACGGGATGGTACATGTTGACCAGCAAATGAAGGGACTGATCACGGAACTTCGCAAAACAGGAAAATTCAAAGGCCACGCGCTCGAAACTTTGTTGATCAGCCCGCCAAAGGGTACCATTCCGGCCGAAAAACTACTGATCATCGGACTGGGTGACCGAAATCATTTCACACCGGACCTCATGACGGATGTTGGCCGTGTGGGCATGGGAGAGGCCCTGCGCCTGGGCGTGAGGAGTTATGCCCACGCCAGCGACCTGAAAGATGGTGGCCTGGATTCACCAACCGGGCTCATTGTAGAAAACGTGTTAAAAGGAGCCATAGATGCCTATCGGACAGCACAGTTCCTAAAAGCCGGAAATTACTCGACATTTCCCCCACTGGAAAAAATGACCATTTTAGCCGGCCCGGCATTTTACGATGCTTCGGCATCTGCGATCAGCGAAGTGCTCCAAACAAGCAAAAAATAA
- a CDS encoding DUF1348 family protein, with translation MNLSKFIVKKWLYIPAIRRRSLKREMEDIEPHVANSFTFKNFIMEIRNPIPPFSLETALEKVQLAEDAWNSQDPIRVSLAYTIDTEWRNRSEFINGRENVVKFLSSKWQRELNYKLKKELWAFTGNRIAVRFEYEFHDIQGQWFRAYGNENWEFDDNGLMRRRFACINDLAIKEQERHIV, from the coding sequence ATGAATCTGAGCAAATTTATTGTTAAAAAATGGTTATACATCCCCGCTATCCGCCGCCGATCCTTAAAAAGGGAAATGGAGGATATCGAGCCGCATGTAGCCAATAGTTTCACTTTTAAAAATTTTATTATGGAAATCAGAAACCCTATTCCGCCTTTTAGCCTGGAAACGGCACTTGAAAAGGTCCAGCTTGCCGAAGATGCCTGGAACAGCCAGGACCCAATCAGGGTATCCCTGGCATACACCATAGATACCGAATGGAGAAACCGGTCCGAATTTATAAACGGACGGGAAAACGTGGTCAAATTTTTAAGCAGTAAGTGGCAGCGAGAATTGAATTACAAACTAAAAAAAGAATTGTGGGCCTTCACCGGCAACAGGATAGCCGTGAGGTTCGAGTACGAATTCCATGACATTCAGGGCCAGTGGTTCCGTGCTTACGGAAATGAAAACTGGGAGTTTGATGATAATGGCCTGATGCGGAGACGCTTTGCCTGTATCAACGACCTTGCGATCAAAGAACAAGAACGCCACATTGTTTAA
- a CDS encoding isochorismatase family protein gives MKPASDLLTPENHALVMIDLQGQMGFAIESISRNELRTNTAIVAGASKIFNVPTIITTAAEQGFSGLVFPEVEEYYPQVACGYIDRTTMNTWEDARACEAIKATGKKKIVFAGLWTSVCIVDAALSAAEDGFEVYFIADVCGDVSKEAHERAIQRMLIYGIRPMTAMQYLLELQRDWARLETYDAVTALIVKYGGGYGLGVHYAKNMLKH, from the coding sequence ATGAAACCAGCATCAGATCTTTTAACGCCTGAGAACCATGCCTTGGTCATGATCGACTTACAAGGACAGATGGGATTCGCTATCGAAAGCATTTCCAGAAACGAACTGAGAACTAACACCGCCATTGTCGCCGGTGCATCAAAAATCTTTAATGTGCCGACGATCATCACCACGGCGGCTGAACAAGGCTTTTCCGGCCTGGTATTTCCGGAAGTAGAAGAATATTACCCGCAGGTCGCTTGCGGTTATATTGACCGGACCACCATGAACACCTGGGAAGACGCAAGAGCATGTGAGGCCATTAAAGCCACCGGTAAGAAAAAAATTGTATTCGCAGGTCTCTGGACGAGCGTCTGTATTGTGGATGCCGCGCTTTCGGCCGCTGAAGACGGATTTGAAGTTTACTTTATTGCCGATGTCTGTGGGGATGTTTCTAAGGAAGCGCACGAGCGGGCCATACAACGGATGCTGATTTACGGGATCAGGCCGATGACCGCGATGCAATACCTGTTGGAATTACAGCGTGATTGGGCAAGGCTGGAAACCTATGATGCCGTTACTGCACTGATCGTTAAATATGGCGGCGGTTATGGCCTGGGCGTACACTATGCGAAAAACATGCTAAAACACTAA
- the cydD gene encoding thiol reductant ABC exporter subunit CydD yields MRLPPEKNHAKKAQQLLNFYAREWKFKIALIALLRIASFCMVAVQLYFLARILTLIVGQVNTAGLLSPVIWLFLFGSGRTLISYFSDVMAARLTELSVAEFRIRIIARLNAKSKHRKHAGITAGLALEMMSEADAIGLYYTRYLPQVIQCLAIPFITISYIAWINWLPAILILLTAPVIPVFMVIIGKGTETKSRAQWQTLSLLSNYFLDRLRGITTLSLFNRIDTEVSLIGRSSEIYAQRVMEVLKTAFLSSAVIDFFTAVAIAGVAIYTGLNLVGYIHLGPASAFTLQRSLVILLLVPEFFNALKKLGVIYHDRAQAIGAVMHFQAYDLLKENSSFPLPSGRDSRPGQDAEVTAPVIMFQKVTFGYVPGQKVLNDITFSILPGEKIWITGENGAGKTTVLSLLMRWLTPVAGSIQLNRQPLGEMREQDLYRLVSWVGPHAALFTGSIRSNILMGTEKSDAYLYENILPQVSLAERINNMPRGLDTLVAEDGKCLSGGERQKIALARALVKNAKILLLDEPLTHLDGTSAAELIGMLEQTTQSMTVIITGHGARYEAFKGYRKINL; encoded by the coding sequence ATGCGCCTGCCACCCGAAAAAAACCATGCAAAAAAAGCGCAGCAATTGCTCAACTTTTACGCGCGGGAATGGAAATTCAAAATTGCGCTGATCGCCCTGCTACGGATCGCTTCCTTCTGCATGGTCGCGGTCCAGCTCTATTTTCTGGCCCGAATATTAACATTAATTGTTGGGCAGGTTAATACGGCCGGGCTTTTATCGCCCGTGATCTGGTTATTCCTATTTGGGTCAGGAAGAACGCTGATCAGTTACTTTTCGGATGTCATGGCCGCAAGGTTAACTGAATTGTCGGTTGCAGAATTCCGCATTCGGATCATCGCGCGCCTGAACGCCAAAAGCAAACACCGGAAACACGCCGGAATAACGGCTGGTCTTGCTTTAGAAATGATGAGTGAAGCTGATGCGATCGGACTGTATTATACGCGCTATCTTCCACAGGTCATCCAGTGCCTGGCCATTCCTTTTATCACCATCAGTTATATCGCCTGGATCAATTGGTTGCCCGCAATCCTGATACTCCTGACCGCGCCGGTCATACCGGTTTTTATGGTCATCATCGGAAAAGGCACGGAAACGAAAAGTCGGGCGCAATGGCAAACTTTGTCGCTCCTGAGTAATTATTTTCTGGACCGGTTACGCGGAATTACCACCCTTTCGCTTTTTAACCGCATTGATACCGAGGTATCTCTGATCGGAAGATCTTCTGAAATTTATGCCCAACGCGTTATGGAGGTATTGAAGACAGCCTTTCTTTCCAGCGCAGTCATTGATTTTTTTACCGCGGTGGCGATCGCGGGCGTGGCGATCTATACCGGGTTGAATCTGGTCGGCTACATTCACCTGGGCCCTGCATCTGCTTTCACGCTGCAACGAAGCCTGGTCATATTATTGCTGGTTCCAGAATTTTTTAATGCGCTTAAAAAATTAGGTGTTATTTATCATGACCGCGCGCAGGCCATTGGTGCGGTCATGCACTTCCAGGCTTATGACCTGCTTAAGGAAAATTCCAGTTTCCCGCTACCATCCGGGCGGGACAGCAGGCCTGGGCAGGACGCTGAAGTCACTGCTCCTGTGATCATGTTTCAAAAAGTGACTTTCGGTTATGTCCCCGGGCAGAAGGTATTGAATGATATCACTTTCAGTATCCTGCCCGGCGAGAAAATATGGATTACCGGCGAAAATGGTGCGGGCAAAACGACCGTTCTTTCTTTATTAATGCGCTGGCTGACGCCTGTCGCGGGCAGCATCCAACTCAACCGGCAACCCTTAGGGGAAATGCGGGAACAAGACCTTTACCGCCTGGTCAGTTGGGTGGGACCGCATGCGGCACTCTTTACCGGAAGTATCCGTTCGAATATCCTGATGGGAACCGAAAAAAGTGATGCCTATCTTTATGAAAACATCCTGCCACAGGTATCGCTTGCCGAACGGATCAACAATATGCCCAGGGGCCTGGATACCCTGGTCGCCGAAGACGGCAAGTGTTTATCCGGTGGTGAACGCCAAAAAATAGCGTTGGCACGGGCACTGGTAAAAAATGCGAAAATATTGCTGCTGGACGAACCGCTTACCCATTTGGATGGGACATCGGCAGCCGAGCTGATCGGCATGCTGGAGCAAACCACCCAAAGTATGACGGTCATCATTACCGGTCATGGTGCCCGTTATGAAGCTTTTAAAGGTTACCGTAAAATTAATTTATAG
- a CDS encoding amidohydrolase, producing MQLLSTNTTVIDLRQKRVVPGINDSHTHLIRGGLNYNLELRWDGVPSLADAMRLLQEQVLRTPSPQWVRVVGGWSEYQFRERRMPTLAEINAVSPDTPVFILHLYDRAFLNRAALRAVGYNKNTPEPPGGQIERNAEGEPTGMILAAPNAMILYATLSKAPKLSYEYQLNSTRHYMREMNRFGITSVIDAGGGFQNYPEDYRIIDELNKEKQLTVRIAYNLFTQHPKKEFEDFENWTKTVKLHQGDDMYRHNGAGEMLVFSAADFEDFLQPRPVLPENMESELEKVVRLLVANRWPFRMHATYNESISRFLDIFEKVNKEIPFDGLPWIFDHAETIDERNLDRVKALNGGIAIQSRMAFQGEYFSERYGNLAAEQTPPVRKMLERNIPVGGGTDATRVASYNPWIALYWLSAGKTVGGLQLYPDQQKLSRETALEIYTRGSAWFSGEQQHKGSIKTGYMADLTVLNADYLKIREDDIKNIEAELTIVDGKIVYATGDFAHHSPPAIPVLPDWSPTLIRSGYFPSGDISLINEGTAAAAENGRGKNLASAIHQCAGSCNIHGHHHQYARLSNVPVSDFTAFWGVLGCSCFAF from the coding sequence ATGCAGCTATTATCCACCAACACGACAGTGATCGACCTCCGGCAAAAACGAGTGGTCCCCGGTATCAATGATTCCCATACCCATTTGATCCGCGGCGGGCTCAATTATAATCTTGAACTCAGATGGGATGGCGTTCCTTCCCTTGCGGATGCCATGAGGTTGTTACAGGAACAAGTTCTTCGGACACCTTCACCGCAATGGGTCAGGGTGGTGGGCGGCTGGTCGGAGTATCAGTTCAGGGAAAGGCGCATGCCTACACTTGCAGAGATCAATGCCGTATCGCCCGATACACCGGTTTTTATCCTCCACCTCTATGACCGCGCTTTTTTGAACCGCGCCGCGCTGCGGGCAGTGGGATATAACAAAAATACACCTGAACCTCCGGGCGGTCAGATCGAGCGGAACGCGGAAGGCGAACCGACAGGTATGATCCTGGCAGCGCCTAATGCGATGATCCTTTACGCTACGTTAAGCAAAGCACCTAAATTGTCCTATGAGTATCAGCTGAATTCTACCCGCCACTACATGAGAGAAATGAACCGGTTCGGTATAACCAGTGTTATTGATGCCGGTGGCGGCTTTCAAAATTACCCGGAAGACTACCGGATCATTGATGAACTGAATAAGGAAAAACAATTGACCGTGCGAATTGCCTACAATCTTTTCACCCAGCATCCCAAAAAGGAATTTGAAGACTTTGAGAACTGGACAAAGACTGTGAAGCTGCATCAGGGAGATGATATGTACCGCCATAACGGTGCCGGTGAGATGCTGGTCTTTTCGGCTGCCGACTTTGAAGACTTTCTTCAGCCCCGACCCGTCCTGCCCGAAAATATGGAGAGCGAACTGGAGAAAGTCGTCCGGCTTTTGGTCGCCAACAGGTGGCCTTTCAGGATGCATGCGACCTATAATGAAAGCATCAGCAGGTTCCTGGACATTTTCGAAAAGGTCAATAAAGAAATCCCGTTTGACGGGTTACCCTGGATATTTGACCACGCAGAAACCATTGACGAGCGCAATTTAGATAGGGTCAAGGCTTTGAATGGCGGTATTGCCATCCAAAGCCGGATGGCCTTTCAGGGTGAATACTTTTCTGAACGATACGGGAACCTGGCGGCGGAGCAAACCCCGCCGGTCCGAAAAATGCTGGAAAGAAATATCCCCGTGGGCGGTGGTACCGATGCCACCAGGGTAGCGAGTTATAACCCCTGGATAGCGCTCTACTGGCTATCGGCCGGCAAAACAGTCGGAGGGTTACAGCTTTATCCCGATCAGCAAAAGCTGTCGCGCGAAACCGCGCTGGAAATTTATACAAGGGGAAGCGCCTGGTTTAGCGGCGAACAGCAGCATAAAGGCAGTATTAAAACGGGCTACATGGCCGATCTGACCGTATTAAACGCCGATTATTTGAAGATCAGGGAAGATGATATCAAAAATATCGAAGCCGAGCTGACGATCGTCGACGGCAAGATCGTTTACGCTACAGGTGATTTTGCTCATCACAGTCCGCCGGCTATACCGGTATTGCCCGACTGGTCACCCACCCTGATCCGGAGCGGCTACTTCCCATCAGGCGATATATCGCTGATCAATGAGGGCACCGCTGCCGCAGCCGAAAATGGCCGCGGAAAAAATCTGGCTTCCGCTATCCACCAATGCGCAGGCAGCTGTAACATACATGGACATCATCATCAATATGCCCGTTTGAGCAATGTGCCGGTAAGCGATTTTACAGCTTTTTGGGGCGTCCTGGGCTGTTCCTGTTTTGCATTTTAA